The Cricetulus griseus strain 17A/GY chromosome 9, alternate assembly CriGri-PICRH-1.0, whole genome shotgun sequence genome has a segment encoding these proteins:
- the LOC103160275 gene encoding bile salt sulfotransferase 1-like isoform X2 — protein MESLSFAQNFLVKDDDVFLVTYPRSGTHWMCEILSLIVSKGDPTWVQTVNIHQRIPWVEYSNSQKVLMDQDRPHLMVTHLPIQLFPKSYFTSKAKIIYLIRNPRDVVVSNYYFKNHVPFLKNEKPFDDYLHGFIRGDSISGDWKNHFTVAQSEVFVKIYREKMSSLDPGLFPWSKDC, from the exons ATGGAGTCTTTGTCTTTTGCTCAGAATTTTTTAGTGAAAGATGATGATGTATTCTTAGTGACCTATCCCAGATCAG GAACACACTGGATGTGTGAGATACTCAGTCTGATTGTCTCCAAAGGGGACCCTACTTGGGTCCAAACTGTCAATATTCATCAGAGGATTCCATGGGTGGAATATTCCAACTCTCAGAAAGTATTGATGGACCAGGACAGACCACATCTCATGGTTACACACCTTCCCATACAACTCTTCCCCAAGTCTTACTTCACATCCAAGGCTAAG ATTATTTATCTCATCAGGAATCCAAGAGATGTCGTCGtctctaattattattttaaaaatcatgtgcCGTTTTTGAAGAATGAAAAGCCTTTTGATGACTATCTTCATGGATTTATCCGTGGTGACA GCATTAGTGGGGACTGGAAGAATCACTTCACTGTGGCTCAAAGCGAAGTCTTTGTCAAAATCTATCGGGAGAAGATGTCAAGCTTGGATCCTGGTCTCTTCCCCTGGTCAAAAGACTGTTGA